A stretch of Synechococcus sp. MIT S9220 DNA encodes these proteins:
- a CDS encoding DUF3143 domain-containing protein, giving the protein MASLPSADTPLNQHSLRALEQWLQSLGATRSDQDPCDWVWEQPAWSALLKLDQQDLGVIWTSEQPTRSCSYPYGLTREDVEAALRLGP; this is encoded by the coding sequence ATGGCATCACTTCCTTCAGCGGACACGCCGCTCAACCAGCATTCCCTGCGGGCACTTGAGCAGTGGTTGCAGTCGCTGGGCGCCACCCGCAGTGATCAGGACCCCTGCGACTGGGTCTGGGAGCAGCCAGCCTGGAGTGCACTGCTGAAGCTCGATCAGCAGGATCTTGGAGTGATCTGGACTTCGGAGCAGCCAACCCGCTCCTGTTCCTACCCCTATGGCCTGACCCGAGAGGATGTGGAAGCTGCACTCCGTCTTGGTCCGTGA
- a CDS encoding 16S rRNA (guanine(527)-N(7))-methyltransferase RsmG, whose product MPDTSPFANPGPELWKLLGWSPDAGQLRQFIELQQLLEDWNSRVNLTRLVEGEDFWIAQVFDSLWPLLPELMSPDTARRCIDVGTGGGFPGLAVAIALPGAELTLVDSVGRKTAAVAAMAKSMGFGDRVLVRTERVELTGQDPSCRGTFDLAMARAVGAAPVVAEYLVPLLRRSGEGLLYRGRWHDTDDMALQSALKPLKARSLRLQRMELPCERGARTLVRIGPEAATPRAYPRATGMPSKMPLGVQADDSRS is encoded by the coding sequence ATGCCGGACACATCGCCGTTCGCCAATCCGGGACCCGAGCTCTGGAAATTGCTCGGATGGAGCCCTGATGCCGGACAGCTAAGACAGTTCATTGAGCTTCAGCAGCTGCTTGAAGACTGGAACAGCCGCGTCAATCTCACCCGGCTGGTGGAGGGGGAAGATTTCTGGATTGCTCAGGTTTTTGACAGCCTCTGGCCTCTGTTACCCGAGCTGATGAGCCCAGACACTGCTCGCCGCTGCATCGATGTGGGCACAGGCGGAGGCTTCCCTGGCCTGGCTGTGGCCATTGCTCTTCCAGGCGCTGAGCTGACCCTGGTGGATTCAGTGGGACGCAAGACCGCTGCCGTGGCTGCAATGGCGAAGTCGATGGGCTTCGGCGATCGGGTGCTGGTCCGCACAGAACGGGTGGAACTCACGGGTCAGGATCCCAGCTGTCGAGGCACGTTTGATCTTGCGATGGCCCGTGCCGTGGGCGCAGCTCCGGTGGTGGCGGAATACCTCGTGCCGTTGTTGCGCAGGAGCGGAGAGGGCTTGCTCTATCGCGGGCGCTGGCACGACACGGATGACATGGCGCTCCAATCAGCACTGAAGCCGCTGAAAGCTCGCTCTCTAAGGCTGCAACGTATGGAACTGCCCTGCGAGCGAGGAGCTCGCACCCTGGTCAGGATTGGTCCTGAAGCGGCAACACCCAGGGCCTACCCACGGGCCACAGGCATGCCCAGCAAAATGCCCCTCGGGGTTCAAGCCGACGACAGTCGCTCCTGA
- a CDS encoding J domain-containing protein, producing MAPQAQDITYYERLGVSRSADADALRQAFRRLSKAVHPDTTRLPAQDAARQFRLLREAYEQLADPRRRRVYDAALRERDAIQQSVMPSLPVPHAIGQRRPLSGGEWLSLLLLLGSLLLCLLLGVGVAWSRGLELQVQPSWLVEEQTQLMDAQPGDSDGITSFSGHAAQPAFPAGT from the coding sequence ATGGCCCCTCAGGCTCAAGACATCACCTATTACGAGCGACTGGGTGTCTCTCGCAGTGCTGATGCTGATGCTTTGCGCCAGGCCTTCCGTCGCTTGAGCAAGGCGGTGCATCCAGACACCACCCGTTTGCCGGCACAGGATGCGGCTCGCCAATTTCGGCTGCTGCGAGAAGCGTATGAGCAGCTCGCCGATCCACGTCGTCGTCGTGTGTACGACGCTGCGCTGCGGGAAAGGGACGCGATACAGCAGAGCGTGATGCCTTCCCTGCCGGTTCCTCATGCGATCGGTCAGCGTCGTCCCCTCTCCGGTGGTGAATGGCTCTCACTGCTCTTGTTGCTGGGGTCTTTGCTGCTCTGTCTGCTGCTTGGCGTTGGTGTGGCCTGGAGCCGAGGACTTGAACTTCAGGTGCAGCCGAGTTGGCTAGTGGAGGAGCAGACTCAGCTCATGGATGCGCAGCCCGGTGATTCCGATGGCATCACTTCCTTCAGCGGACACGCCGCTCAACCAGCATTCCCTGCGGGCACTTGA